The segment CGATTGCCCTCGGGGTGCTGACCAAGGGCCCGGTGGCGATCATCCTGCCGCTTTTAGGGATGCTCGCGTTCCTCGTCTGGGAACGCGACTGGCGCGGGGCGATCGCACGCTTTCGGGTGCTCGGCGGGCTCGGGCTCGTGGTGGTAATCAGCGCGCCGTGGTTTATCTCGATGATCGTGCTTGTCCCGGGATATTTCGATTTCTATTTCGTGGGAGAGCATCTGCGGCGCGCGTTCCAGGTATCGTATAGCCACGGCGAGCCGGTTTACTTCTACGTTCCGGTGCTGCTTGCGGGACTGTTGCCCTGGTCACTGCTGGTGCCATTTCTTACCTGGCGCCGACTTAAGCCGAATCCCGCGCGGCGATTCTGTGTAGCGGCGGCAGTGAGTACCAGCGTCGTGTTTTCGTGCGCCAGCGCGAAGCTCATCCCCTATATCCTGCCGGCGGTGCCGCCGATCGCGATTCTGATCGCCGACGGAATCATCTCCTGCGCGTGGCCTTTCGAAACACAGGGACGAGCGGTCGCCCCACCAGACTCGCGCATTCTCGCCGAAAGCGGACCCCTGCTCGGAATTCTGGGAGCGGTCGCGATTGCCGCGGGCATTTTCGCGGCGCGATTTGCATCCCCATATCCCATGTACATGCAACCCGCGCTTCTGGGCGTGGGAGCGGTGCTGATAGCCGGTGGTGCCATCGTCACGGCTCTGTTCCTTGTCCGCCTGAACGGCGCTGGAACTATGGCCCTGATATTGACCATGGCGTTTGCGTTGATGGGGGCCAGTTGGGCCCGAATCGAGGCGGAACCGTTGCGCTCCTATGCAGTTCTCGCGCGCGAAATAGCTCTGCGCGCGCCTGACGCGACGGTGATTTGCTACCATCGCTACGTGCAGGGGCTCCCCTTCTATACCCGCAAACGTGTCGTGCTGGTCGGCGCACGGACTGAGCTCGGGTTTGGTTCGAGGCTTGCACCCG is part of the Candidatus Binataceae bacterium genome and harbors:
- a CDS encoding glycosyltransferase family 39 protein, with product MTNSLQSLDSFAVAAANPGSRQPPSTAPTPSAMRASAAPAALAALIFFFNLWRYGLWEPDEARYAEIAREMVSGGSLVIPHLNYVIYVEKPPLLYWLTSISFAVFGINEFATRLSVALFGVLGVAATAWFAARCFGTRHALVAGGILATIPLYATMAQVVTTDMMLTTFVTIANFALFLHWREGGRWCWLGYAAIALGVLTKGPVAIILPLLGMLAFLVWERDWRGAIARFRVLGGLGLVVVISAPWFISMIVLVPGYFDFYFVGEHLRRAFQVSYSHGEPVYFYVPVLLAGLLPWSLLVPFLTWRRLKPNPARRFCVAAAVSTSVVFSCASAKLIPYILPAVPPIAILIADGIISCAWPFETQGRAVAPPDSRILAESGPLLGILGAVAIAAGIFAARFASPYPMYMQPALLGVGAVLIAGGAIVTALFLVRLNGAGTMALILTMAFALMGASWARIEAEPLRSYAVLAREIALRAPDATVICYHRYVQGLPFYTRKRVVLVGARTELGFGSRLAPEAGEYFLRNDADLLRLWHSSGKKVLVLDETDLARLGEQLGTFSVIGAEFHKRAIEKSGERADRE